The genomic DNA ACTGACGAATTTGAATGGTCCAGTTCCAACTGGTTCTTTCATAAGGTCTTGTGATTGATCCGCTTTTGGACTCACAATTGAAGCGTTTGTATGTGATAATGCTGCTAATAGCGGACCGTATGGATATTTTGTTTTAATTTCTACAGTATAATCATCTATTACTGTAACGGATTCAACTGGTTCTAAAAGAGAAGCTCTTGGTGCAGCCGTTTTTGGATCCCTAAATTTATCGAACGTATATTTTACCGCTTCAGCATTAAAATCAGTCCCATCATGGAACTTAATCCCCTCTTTTAATTTGATAATCCATGTAGTGTCGTCAGGTGTTTCATAGGATTCTGCTAATAATGGTTCAATTTCCATTGTTTCTGGATTTCTTGTGAAAAGAGTTTCATAGACTTGATTAATGACATTCGAGGAAACGGAATCATTGGTTAAAATAGGAGAAAGTCCCACGACATCTGAAGTTGTTGCGTATGTAATTTCTTGTGGTACGTTTCCACCAGTTTTACTTTCATTACCACTTGAACTACTTGAACAACCTGTTGATATCAAAACTAATAAAGCTACTATTGCTACCAACCATTTCTTCACTTTATTATCCTCCTTTAATATTTTATTGATTCAAATCCATATTTGGATCGAGAGCATCTCTTAATCCATCACCTACGACGTTAAAAGCAAAAACAATGAGCATGATTGCAATTCCTGGTACAATCGTCATATGTGGAGAAGTCCACATAAAATTTTGTCCTTGGGCAATCATCGCTCCCCATTCAGGAGTCGGTGGCTGTGCACCTAATCCTAAATAGCTAAGAGCTGATGTCGACAAAATTGCCGTTGCCATTCTCATGGTGGCAAATACAATAATCGGAGCTAAACAGTTAGGAAGAATATGTTTGACTAAGATTCGTAGATCACTAGCTCCCAATGATTTCATCGCTTGAATATACTCCTGTTTTTTGATACTTAACACAGAGCCTCTTACAATACGAGCACAAGTTGGAATGGACCAAATACTGATCGCAATAGCTACATTCAATAAGCTTGTTCCAAGAATTGCTATAATAAGCATTGCAAGCAAAATTCCGGGAAAGGCAAAAAGTAAATCTACCACTCTCATAATCAATCCATCGAGTCTTTGGTAATATCCTGAAAGTAAACCAAGGATTACGCCTCCAATAAGGCCAAGACTGACAGCTGTAATCCCAACAACTAAGGAAATTCTAGCCCCATATACGATTCTGCTCCACATATCTCTTCCTAGATTATCTGTTCCAAGCCAATGTCCTTCAGAGAAGACCGGAAGT from Bacillus sp. (in: firmicutes) includes the following:
- a CDS encoding ABC transporter permease, which gives rise to MRKGGSSLSAEVVTNKNVTSSVQSKTKEKYLITTAKRLLKNKLAVIGLVIITIQIFLAIAAPFITAYDPVQQDLSSSELPVFSEGHWLGTDNLGRDMWSRIVYGARISLVVGITAVSLGLIGGVILGLLSGYYQRLDGLIMRVVDLLFAFPGILLAMLIIAILGTSLLNVAIAISIWSIPTCARIVRGSVLSIKKQEYIQAMKSLGASDLRILVKHILPNCLAPIIVFATMRMATAILSTSALSYLGLGAQPPTPEWGAMIAQGQNFMWTSPHMTIVPGIAIMLIVFAFNVVGDGLRDALDPNMDLNQ